The sequence GTCGATCTTCCATTCACGCATATAAGAATATGTCCTCCACATTTTCGCATACAGTCCGTCGGCGGATACCAGTTCTTCGTGTATTCCTCTTTCAGTGATTCTTCCCCTGTCCATGACTATGATCTGTCCGGCATTGCGGACGGTCGAGAGCCTGTGTGCTATAACAAGCACGGTTTTATCCTTTATAAGTTTTGAAAATGCCTCAAGAATCCTCCCTTCGTTGTCAGGGTCGGCATATGCTGTTGCCTCGTCAAGAATCAGCACGGGGGAATTTTTCAGAATCGCTCTGGCTATCGCCACTCTCTGCTGCTCACCGCCGGAGAGATACGTTCCCCCCTCACCGACAAGAGTTGCGTAACCATCGGGAAGATTCTCAATAAACTCATGGCAGCAGGCAGCTTTCGCAGCATTTACAACATCATCCATTGCAGCGTCAGTGTTCCCCATGCGGATATTTTCCTCAATGGTATCAAAGAAAAGAAAGTTCTCTTGAAACACGAATGACACGTGATTCATCAAAATCTCCGTACTCATATCCTTAATGTTCACCCCGCCAATTTTTATCTCTCCGTCCTGTATGTCCCAGAATCTTGCCGCGAGCATCCCTACAGTTGATTTCCCCGCACCGGATGGACCCACTATGGCAGTAACACTCCCCGCCTCCACACGGAAGGAAACATCTTTCAGTACCGACTCATTCCCATAAGAGAAAGTGACATCCGCAAACTCAACCGATGAATCGTCAGGAACGGCAGGCACAGAAGGTTCACGCATTTCCTCCATGTTCAGCACCCCGTCCACACGCTCAAGCCCAACGGTTATCTGACGCAGGTTGTTCACCATGAAAATCAGCTTAAGAAACGGAAAAAACATTCCGCTGCCGAGGATAAGAAAAAGAAATATTTTTGGCGCATATGCCGTGTAATCCTCCGTATTCAGCCCGAAGTATCCGGCGGCAGGAATAAGAAACAACAGCGGAGCGGACAGAACAGTGAGAAACGCCGGATAAATCAGCGCATACTGCTTCGTTATCCTGAACGCCAAATCACGGAATGAGTAAACGCTTTTTTTAAGCGATTCAAACGATTCAGCATCCGCATTAAACACTTTCACAACGGGCATTCCCTTCACATATTCGGCAACGGCAGAGTTCATATTCTCAAGAGCAAGATTAAACTCTCTGTACAGGTCATTAGATGAGAACATCCGAGTCTGAATATACAAGGCGGCACCAAGAGGAATAAACAACGCAAGAGCCATGCGCCAGTCCGTAAAAAAAAGATATAAAGCGGTGAACACAGGGAACACCACAGCACCTGTTATATCCGGTATATGGTGCGCCACGAAGAGTTCGATGCGCTCCACATCCTCTGTCATTATCTTCTTTATGCCGCCTGTTGTTCTGTTGGTGAAAAAACCCATGGAAAGCTTGGTCAATTTTTCGGACAGCTTTACCCTAAGCTCATAAAGAATATTGAACGCCGCAATATGCGAGCACATGAAAGCCGCATACAGCATGATGCCTGCGATCCCCACGGCTCCGAGACTTATGAAGCCCAGACGGTAGAGCCATGAGACATCCGCCTTATGTATATCTGAGGCGTTTTCCGCCAGTTCGCTTATTATGAAATACACAGCGGTAACCGGAACAAACTGTAACGCAGTTGCTGTAACACTCAGAAGCATGGAAGCTATGAGAAATTTCTTTTTCGTTCCCGCTATTTCTAGAAGCCGCTTTATGCCGGATATATTATCCGTTCTCTCCATCATTGTACCCCGTCCGGACATCCGGACTCACACTCTTCTGTGTCTGCTATGCGCCCGTTGTGGAAAAGATTCTCCAGCAACAGATACACAAGCAGACATATAAATGAGCACAGAAGAAATAAAATCACATATCCGAAATACTGGGCAACAGCTCCGCTTATGCCTGCTATAAACATCCCGCCGAAGAAGGTCACAGACATAAACATAGTAAAGTCTGTCCCCTCGCGCCCCTTACGGGCAAAATCCATCGCGATGGTGTTGAACACGGTGAGCAGCAGAGAAAAGGATATAAACACCACACACATTGCCACTTGAATGAGATATATTCCTCCATTTCCGGAGGCAACAGGAACAAGCATAAGGCACGCGAATATCTGAAAGGCACTGCTGGCGAGCATTACTTTTCTGCGTCCGTATTTTTTCACCGCAAAGCCAGCCGTCAGCGCAGCAGGAACCCCTGCCAGTGGATAAAGCCCTATGGCAGCAGAAATGAAGTTCCATGAATAGCCCTGATCAATCATCAGAGGTTTAATCATCGTCATGGCGCTGAACACCCCTCCGAAAGCAAGGAGCATCACAGGTATAAGCCTTTTTATTCCGCTGATCCTGAAGAAACTCACAATATCCCGGTATGAGGCGGCTCTCACCGGATCCGGTGATTTCTCTTCACCCGAAAAAATCAGAGGGGCAGAAAGCAGCATGGTAACAATAAAAAGCGTAACAAGAGTTGTTCCCCACGATGTGCGGATATAGAGAATCAGAGCCAGACTTGAGCCAAGCACAACACCCAGCATATTTCCGCCCGCCTGAATTCCGTTGCCCACACCTCTTTCCGCAGGTTCGAGCATCTTCACTGCGTAGGCGTCAACCGCTATGTCCTGAGTGGACGCGAAAAAGTATGACAAGGTCATCAGCATGATAACTGTCATAAAATTTTCGTTCAGAGAAAAGAACGCTGAGGCAAGAGTGGCAGAGGCAAAGAGAATCTGCATGACGAAAATCCACTTGCGGTAATGGTTTTTTCCCCTGCCCCACCTGTCCACCACCGGCGACCAAAGGAACTTCAGAGCCCAAGGCATGCTTATCATTCCGGCAAAGCCTATGCTCCGAAGCGAAAAACCCTCATTGCGCATGATTACCGGAAGAGCGTTTGTCGCAAAGTGTCCGGGAATAAGCTGTGCCGTATAGAGGCACGCAAGGGCTAAGAATTTTTTTCTGTTTTCCATTAAAACCTTCCGGCAACCGCTACCCCTATAACCCTTGGTTCGCCTGCTCTGCCGTACCAAACATCATTCACTTCAAAGGCGCGCACAGCGTACTCCTCATCAAGAAGATTTCTGCCGTAGAGGTAAATGTCATAGCGGCTTCCCTGATAACCTATCTTAGCGTTTAACACTCCGTAGCTCTTCTGTTCCTCGGAGTTTGCGGGGTCAAAGTATACTTTGCCGAAGTAGCTGTAATTTGTATTAGCGTAAAACCCGCCGCCGAAGCGGTATGCTGCGCCGAAATTCGCCGTATAAAGCGGTGAGTCGATGACTCTGTTGCCGCTGAAATCCTCATCTCCTTTAGTGTAGTCCTTGTATTCAGCGTAGGTGTAACCTGCGCCGGCGTTTACCACAAGACCGGAAAGAGGCATGGCGGATATTTCCACCTCCGCTCCGGTGCTTTCGGCTTCCGCGGCATTCTCCATATACACGGATGTTCCGCTCGCGTCGGCTATCTCCACCTGCATATCCTTCCAGTCAATATGGAACACAGCGGCGTTGAAATTCAGCCTGCGATCAAGCCATGAAGACTTCAGTCCAAGCTCATAGTTCCATGTATATTCAGGATCAAATGATGAACCCATGTTTTCCTTTTCGTTGAAGCCTCCGCTCCTGAAGCCTCTTGAGATG is a genomic window of Geovibrio thiophilus containing:
- a CDS encoding MFS transporter; the protein is MENRKKFLALACLYTAQLIPGHFATNALPVIMRNEGFSLRSIGFAGMISMPWALKFLWSPVVDRWGRGKNHYRKWIFVMQILFASATLASAFFSLNENFMTVIMLMTLSYFFASTQDIAVDAYAVKMLEPAERGVGNGIQAGGNMLGVVLGSSLALILYIRTSWGTTLVTLFIVTMLLSAPLIFSGEEKSPDPVRAASYRDIVSFFRISGIKRLIPVMLLAFGGVFSAMTMIKPLMIDQGYSWNFISAAIGLYPLAGVPAALTAGFAVKKYGRRKVMLASSAFQIFACLMLVPVASGNGGIYLIQVAMCVVFISFSLLLTVFNTIAMDFARKGREGTDFTMFMSVTFFGGMFIAGISGAVAQYFGYVILFLLCSFICLLVYLLLENLFHNGRIADTEECESGCPDGVQ
- a CDS encoding ABC transporter ATP-binding protein — translated: MMERTDNISGIKRLLEIAGTKKKFLIASMLLSVTATALQFVPVTAVYFIISELAENASDIHKADVSWLYRLGFISLGAVGIAGIMLYAAFMCSHIAAFNILYELRVKLSEKLTKLSMGFFTNRTTGGIKKIMTEDVERIELFVAHHIPDITGAVVFPVFTALYLFFTDWRMALALFIPLGAALYIQTRMFSSNDLYREFNLALENMNSAVAEYVKGMPVVKVFNADAESFESLKKSVYSFRDLAFRITKQYALIYPAFLTVLSAPLLFLIPAAGYFGLNTEDYTAYAPKIFLFLILGSGMFFPFLKLIFMVNNLRQITVGLERVDGVLNMEEMREPSVPAVPDDSSVEFADVTFSYGNESVLKDVSFRVEAGSVTAIVGPSGAGKSTVGMLAARFWDIQDGEIKIGGVNIKDMSTEILMNHVSFVFQENFLFFDTIEENIRMGNTDAAMDDVVNAAKAACCHEFIENLPDGYATLVGEGGTYLSGGEQQRVAIARAILKNSPVLILDEATAYADPDNEGRILEAFSKLIKDKTVLVIAHRLSTVRNAGQIIVMDRGRITERGIHEELVSADGLYAKMWRTYSYMREWKIDVKKGGRR